In Solanum lycopersicum chromosome 5, SLM_r2.1, the following are encoded in one genomic region:
- the LOC101261621 gene encoding vacuolar-sorting protein BRO1: MASPSSSSTNVMLAIFEKKTVSLDLYRPLRNYIVFNYSEREAQNLEDDLQTIKQYRSEIERVPGDSLPARRDMLQNYYKALCAVESRFPISPDKDHINSVYFTWYDTFKIKQKAVQQNIHLEKAAVLFNLGAVHSQMGLSMDRSAVEGRRQASHSFIAAAGAFAFLRDNVAMKASMSTSTTVDMSVECAGMLERLMLAQAQECVFENTIAKGSTPGVCAKISRQVGIYYEEALAALNVAPLTYHFDKGWLAHVQLKAALFYAEACYRCGMELHEKEEIAEEIARLKSGISALSEAKKSSSKGAAQQLLDAINKLDTNLNQNLARAVKENDRVYLMRVPQASSLPPLPAFAMVKPMPMNDVLDASKEKMFASLVPDNSAKALSRYTEMVDDVIRAQAERLQQGSELARVKLKEMDLPDSILALEGNLTLPVALKEDVDAVQICGGPAGLEAELQQLNDLKRVNQELLIQTEELLQKEATEDAQFRSQFGTRWTRPQSSTLTKNLLDRLNRFAGNLKQAAESDTRIERSVRDHAALMSILDSRPIESALPTLARPIMSLDANEDAIAGALKQSLRQLEGLGAQRAGLEDMLKEMKRKDDILPKLMTSTGSHEDLFRKEITKYDHICEEISKNLEAQEQLLLQIQAQNVDFASTFNLEDYKASRERTYKQIEAAISKYQEIKENINEGLKFYVTLQDAITNVKQQGSDFVMTRNMQCREMMDDVQRQMSGLSFQENKGSNGYTYPSAAQSHQVPRSNPQPPADPANIPNAVRPPASTYQPPHQPAMPGYTQNPPPYGAPQPQPPPPYNLQASGPPYPPTQHQQQPPPSHEYGQPAYPGWRGPYYNAPPQQPAPLQQQGSMPQPPYTVPSPYHLPPHQSGYYRQ, translated from the exons ATGGCGTCACCGTCGTCGTCGTCGACCAACGTCATGCTGGCGATCTTCGAGAAGAAAACCGTATCACTCGATCTCTATCGTCCATTACGAAACTACATCGTTTTCAACTACTCCGAACGCGAAGCTCAAAACCTCGAAGATGATCTCCAAACTATCAAACAGTACCGTTCCGAAATCGAACGTGTTCCCGGCGATTCGCTACCTGCTCGCCGTGACATGTTGCAAAATTACTATAAAGCCCTCTGCGCTGTTGAATCTCGCTTCCCTATATCGCCTGATAAGGATCATATCAATTCCGTTTATTTTACTTGGTACGATACTTTCAAGATCAAGCAGAAAGCTGTGCAGCAGAACATTCATCTAG AGAAAGCTGCAGTTTTGTTTAATCTAGGGGCAGTGCACAGTCAGATGGGATTGAGTATGGATCGATCTGCAGTGGAGGGGCGAAGGCAGGCATCACATTCCTTCATTGCTGCAGCTGGGGCATTTGCCTTCCTGAGAGACAATGTGGCAATGAAGGCATCGATGAGTACCTCCACCACGGTTGACATGTCAGTGGAATGTGCTGGGATGTTGGAAAGACTCATGCTAGCGCAGGCTCAGGAGTGTGTTTTTGAGAATACTATTGCCAAGGGAAGCACACCTGGAGTCTGTGCAAAGATTTCAAGACAG GTAGGGATTTATTATGAGGAAGCCTTGGCAGCATTAAATGTTGCACCTTTAACCTACCACTTTGACAAGGGTTGGCTGGCTCATGTTCAGCTAAAGGCTGCCTTGTTTTATGCTGAGGCCTGCTATAGGTGCGGTATGGAGCTCCATGAGAAAGAAGAAATTGCAGAGGAAATTGCGAGGTTGAAGAGTGGGATAAGTGCATTATCGGAGGCCAAAAAAAGTTCTTCCAAAGGAGCAGCACAGCAGCTCTTGGATGCAATTAATAAGCTAGACACtaatttaaatcaaaacttGGCGAGAGCTGTGAAGGAGAATGATAGAGTATACCTCATGAGAGTTCCACAAGCCAGTTCTTTGCCTCCTCTTCCAGCATTTGCGATGGTCAAACCTATGCCAATGAATGATGTTCTGGACGCAAGCAAGGAGAAGATGTTTGCTAGTCTTGTTCCTGATAACAGTGCTAAAGCTCTGTCCAGGTACACCGAAATGGTTGATGACGTCATTCGGGCTCAAGCTGAGAGATTGCAACAGGGAAGTGAGCTAGCTCGAGTAAAGCTAAAGGAAATGGACTTGCCTGATTCTATTCTTGCATTGGAGGGAAACTTAACTCTACCCGTGGCCTTAAAAGAAGATGTAGATGCAGTTCAAATTTGTGGTGGTCCAGCTGGTTTAGAAGCTGAGCTACAGCAGCTCAATGATCTGAAGAGGGTGAACCAGGAATTACTGATCCAAACTGAGGAGCTTTTGCAAAAAGAAGCAACAGAAGATGCTCAATTTAGAAGTCAATTTGGAACACGATGGACAAGACCTCAATCTAGTACTCTTACAAAGAACCTGCTGGATAGGTTAAACAGGTTTGCAGGTAACTTGAAGCAAGCTGCAGAAAGTGATACCAGGATTGAACGATCAGTGAGGGATCACGCAGCACTAATGTCGATCCTTGACAGCCGTCCA ATTGAATCTGCTCTTCCAACCTTGGCAAGACCAATTATGTCATTGGATGCTAATGAAGATGCCATTGCGGGAGCTCTGAAACAGAGCTTG AGACAATTAGAAGGTCTTGGCGCTCAGCGTGCAGGGCTTGAAGATATGCTGAAAGAAATGAAGAGGAAG GATGATATACTTCCTAAGCTGATGACTTCCACTGGCTCCCACGAGGATCTTTTCAGAAAGGAGATCACGAAATATGATCATATTTGTGAAGAAATTTCCAAGAACCTTGAGGCACAAGAACAATTGTTGCTGCAGATTCAG GCTCAAAATGTGGACTTTGCTTCTACTTTCAATCTTGAGGATTATAAAG CATCTCGTGAGCGAACCTATAAGCAAATCGAAGCTGCCATTTCAAAATATCAAGAGATAAAGGAGAATATCAACGAGGGATTGAAGTTCTATGTTACACTTCAG GACGCGATCACAAATGTAAAGCAACAGGGCAGTGATTTTGTGATGACAAGAAACATGCAGTGCCGGGAAATGATGGATGATGTGCAGAGACAAATGTCAGGTCTTAGTTTTCAGGAGAATAAAGGTTCAAATGGCTATACTTATCCTTCTGCTGCTCAGTCTCATCAGGTTCCAAGATCCAATCCCCAACCGCCAGCAGACCCCGCGAATATCCCCAACGCTGTTCGACCTCCGGCTTCTACTTACCAACCCCCTCATCAGCCTGCAATGCCTGGTTATACTCAAAATCCACCACCTTATGGTGCTCCACAGCCGCAGCCTCCACCGCCTTACAACTTGCAAGCTTCAGGTCCACCATATCCACCAACTCAACATCAACAACAGCCTCCACCGAGCCACGAGTACGGCCAACCTGCATATCCGGGGTGGCGGGGTCCCTACTATAATGCACCTCCTCAGCAACCTGCACCTTTGCAGCAACAAGGTTCTATGCCTCAACCTCCTTATAccgtcccttctccatatcatcTTCCTCCCCACCAGAGTGGCTATTACCGGCAATGa